The DNA region TAACAGTGCGCATAAAAATTCCCGATTGACTTGTCTGTATCCTTATGGACGCAAAACCAGAGTTAGTAAAGAAAAAAAGGACCTGTCAAGAGCAAAATACCGCGCCATGTCAATAATTGATTTTTTAGTTTGATTATTATGAATGTTGTTCATACCTTATAATTCAGAAAAACCATGGAGCATGACATGCGGGGCCGGAGACATGATTCCACGGAGATTGTTGTCGCGCTGATGCTCGCGTGTGCGGGCTCGTGCCTGGTGTGCAGTTCCAAGGGGGAAACAACCGTGGATCGATTAAAAGACATCATGGTGAAAAAGCAGATCGAGGCGCGCGGGGTGACCGATACGCGCGTCCTTGAAGCCATGAGGTCCATCGACCGGCACCGGTTCGTTCCGGAGGAGAATATCACGAGCGCGTACGAGGATCACCCGCTTCCGATTGGATACGGCCAGACGATTTCGCAGCCCTATATCGTCGCGCTCATGACCGAGCTCTGTGAGCTCAAAGGGGAGGAGAAGGTCCTGGAAATCGGCACCGGTTCCGGGTACCAGACCGCGATCCTCTCCACGCTCGCGGCCGCGGTCTACTCGATAGAGATCGTGGAGCCCCTGGGAAAGGCCGCGGCATCACGGCTTACCGCGATGGGATATAAAAATATCCGGACGCGCGTGGGGGACGGATACCAGGGGTGGCCCGAAGCGGCGCCGTTCGACGTGATCATCCTCACGGCAAGTCCGCCCGCGGTGCCGCAAACCCTCCTGGATCAGCTGCG from Spirochaetota bacterium includes:
- a CDS encoding protein-L-isoaspartate(D-aspartate) O-methyltransferase — translated: MLACAGSCLVCSSKGETTVDRLKDIMVKKQIEARGVTDTRVLEAMRSIDRHRFVPEENITSAYEDHPLPIGYGQTISQPYIVALMTELCELKGEEKVLEIGTGSGYQTAILSTLAAAVYSIEIVEPLGKAAASRLTAMGYKNIRTRVGDGYQGWPEAAPFDVIILTASPPAVPQTLLDQLRDGGIMVAPVGDFNQELVTIRKQNGAVSQRTVTYVRFVPMIRGR